Proteins found in one Arachis stenosperma cultivar V10309 chromosome 8, arast.V10309.gnm1.PFL2, whole genome shotgun sequence genomic segment:
- the LOC130945880 gene encoding uncharacterized protein LOC130945880, with the protein MITQRGVEANPEKCQAILQMKSPGCIKDVQRLAGRLTSLSRFLGASATKALPFFNLMKKGMAFEWTPACEEAFQRFKEILAAPPVLGKPKDGEPLYLYLAITSEALAAVLVREDGKAQQPVYFISRALQGAELRYSKLEKLALALLTFSRRLKQYFQSHQVVVRTDQGIRQVLQKPDLAERMMTWSIELSQYDIRYEPRQAIKAQAMADFLVEVTGDPGEDMGTRWKLHVDGASNQTFGGAGIILESPIGVVYEQSIRFEFPISNNQAEYEALIGGLALAAEVGARRLDICSDSQVVTSQVNGSYQAKDPLLQKYLEKVKSLSQKFEEITVHHVPRERNTRADLLSKLASTKPGEGNRSLIQGMTREPAITLHVTSLGPSWLDPIISFLEHGQVPGDKKDAAKLRREAAKYAVIQGQLFKKGLSQPLLKCLRPDQTDYVLTEVHEGCCGHHIGGKALARKLIRAGYYWPSMMADSKEFVKRKFMWRQVITRFGIPEVVISDNGTQFTDKKFTEFLSGLGIRQRFSSVEHPQTNGQVESANKVIPSGLKKRLDNKKGAWADELASVLWSYRTTEQSSTKETPFRLTYGVDAVIPVEIGEPSPRLLLKGVEETVEKDLIDEARAMAHVTETALKQRMALRYNTKVLKREFEPNDLVLRRNDIGLPTPGEGKLAVNWEGPYRVKKVMGKGAFKLEKLDGKEVPRTWNADNLRRFYS; encoded by the exons atgataactcagagaggggtagaagctAACCCGGAGAAGTGCCAGGCAATACTCCAGATGAAGAGCCCGGGTTGCATCAAGGACGTCCAGAGGTTGGCAGGACGGTTAACCTCACTATCTCGATTTCTCGGGGCTTCGGCGACAAAGGCCCTGCCATTTTtcaacctcatgaagaaagggatggcgTTTGAGTGGACACCCGCATGTGAAGAAGCCTTTCAACGCTTCAAGGAAATCCTGGCGGCACCTCCCGTTCTCGGGAAGCCAAAGGATGGGGAACCACTATACCTATACCTCGCTATAACAAGCGAAGCCCTGGCCGCAGTTCTGGTACGGGAGGACGGGAAAGCTCAACAGCCAGTCTATTTCATAAGCAGGGCCCTGCAAGGGGCAGAATTAAGATATAGCAAGTTGGAGAAGCTAGCCTTAGCACTCCTAACTTTCTCGAGAAGGTTAAAACAGTACTTCCAAAGTCACCAAGTTGTCGTCAGGACGGACCAAGGGATCCGGCAAGTTCTCCAAAAACCCGATCTGGCGGAaagaatgatgacttggtccatcgaaCTCTCCCAATATGATATACGGTACGAGCCCCGGCAAGCCATCAAAGCGCAAGCCATGGCGGATTTTTTAGTTGAAGTAACGGGAGACCCAGGCGAAGACATGGGaacacggtggaagctccatgtggacggagcctccaaccagacctTCGGAGGTGCCGGGATCATCCTGGAAAGCCCGATTGGGGTCGTATATGAGCAGTCGATTAGATTCGAGTTTCCcatctcgaacaaccaagccgaatacgaagccctcatTGGAGGCTTAGCCTTAGCGGCAGAGGTCGGCGCGAGAAGGCTGGATATATGCAGCGATTCCCAAGTCGTCACTTCCCAAGTAAACGgtagctaccaggccaaagacccctTGCTACAAAAGTACTTGGAAAAGGTTAAAAGCTTGAGTCAAAAGTTCGAAGAGATCACGGTCCATCACGTACCCAGAGAAAGAAACACACGGGCAGATCTCCTGTCAAAGCTAGCCAGCACAAAGCCAGGGGAGGGCAACCGAtctctcatccaaggcatgACAAGAGAACCGGCAATCACACTGCACGTGACGAGCCTAGGTCCTtcatggctagaccccatcaTCAGCTTCCTAGAACACGGCCAAGTCCCCGGTGATAAAAAGGATGCGGCGAAGTTAAGGAGAGAAGCGGCCAAATACGCCGTCATCCAAGGACAGCTATTCAAGAAAGGGCTCAGCCAACCCCTACTGAAGTGCCTACGCCCCGACCAGACGGACTACGTCCTCACGGAAGTCCATGAGGGCTGCTGCGGGCACCACATCGGAGGCAAAGCCCTAGCAAGGAAATTAATCCGAGCTGGATACTACTGGCCGTCGATGATGGCAGATTCCAAAGAGTTTGTCAAAAG gaaattcatgtggaggcaggtaATAACACGATTCGGGATACCGGAAGTCGTCATCTCTGACAATGGTACACAGTTTActgacaaaaagttcacagAATTTCTCAGCGGCCTGGGTATAAGGCAAAGGTTCTCTTCGGTAGAACACCCCCAGACGAACGGACAAGTGGAGTCCGCCAACAAAGTTATCCCTTCAGGgctaaagaagaggttggacaacaaaaagggtgcttgggccgacgagctAGCATCGGTCCTCTGGTCTTACCGAACAACCGAGCAATCCTCCACCAAGGAAACCCCTTTCCGACTAACATACGGGGTGGATGCAGTAATACCCGTAGAGATCGGTGAACCGAGTCCGCGGTTGCTTTTGAAAGGAGTAGAGGAAACCGTGGAAAAGGACTTGATAGATGAAGCCCGGGCAATGGCCCATGTGACAGAAACGGCACTGAAGCAAAGAATGGCTCTgcgctacaacaccaaagtgctcaaaAGGGAGTTCGAGCCAAACGACCTCGTCTTAAGGCGAAATGATATCGGCCTGCCGACCCCTGGAGAGGGCAAGCTAGCGGTAAACTGGGAAGGCCCCTACAGAGTCAAAAAGGTGATGGGAAAAGGGGCCTTTAAGTTAGAAAAACTTGATGGCAAGGAGGTCCCGAGGACATGGAACGCGGACAACCTTagaagattctactcctag